A genomic window from Silene latifolia isolate original U9 population chromosome 11, ASM4854445v1, whole genome shotgun sequence includes:
- the LOC141612221 gene encoding dynamin-related protein 3A-like isoform X2, translated as MGGPPRKQQKRDNTTSATITATTHNHNSSLNWSTPPPPPQPQLPLTSIGSSVIPTINKLQDILSCLGAHQLSQIRLPHVAVVGSQSSGKSSVLEALVGRDFLPRACDICTRRPLILQLHHRLPSPTVDDHIEWGEFLHLPNTKFYDFSAIRREIQVETEREAGRNKGVSDKPIRLKISSPNVLDLTLIDLPGVTKVPVGDQPTDIEDRIRRMIMDHIKEENCIILAVSPANSDLATSDALQMSKEADPKGTRTIGVITKLDIMDRGTDACKFLLGKVIPLHLGYIGVINRSQEDINKNKSVAEALSFEEQFFRDHHEYKGVLDRCGIPQLAKKLNQILEQHIRANLPALKSQIKLHFQAVEEELRTYGDGVESKEREAVVLNILRSYSEAFSSVIDGKNPHISTQELAGGARIRYIFHSIFGKALKEVDPCEDLSDDEIRIAIQNSMGPRNKLFVPEVPFELLIRRQVERLLDPSMQCLQLACDELIKMSRSCESRELQRFPTFRKRVKGVMANFMHYAIKPVEKRIAETIDMEADDINTSHPSFVGGQRAIEIARRLIRTSKGTIMDADQFPSPKRDQKSANQEGQKLEKHDKSVSADAITKLFGMPIKLWGRSSSKKAPVGVFSDDTPNHTLKAPSLVQLKAPSSFLKPSEEPTEDEETEILVIRILLQSYFDIVRNKIEDDVPKAIMHFVVNHLKRDLHNSLIQTFYREDLFEELLQENFDVKKKRKRAQEMFNVLQKAVQALDEIETNIPPVISDNYKSQTEESTTNKSTSMSSSKISRARKL; from the exons ATGGGAGGGCCACCACGAAAACAGCAAAAGAGGGATAACACCACTTCCGCCACCATCACCGCCACCACTCATAACCACAACAGCAGCTTAAATTGGTCAACTCCGCCTCCGCCTCCGCAACCACAACTACCATTGACAAGTATAGGATCATCGGTGATCCCGACAATCAACAAGCTACAAGACATCCTTTCGTGTCTCGGCGCCCACCAGCTCTCCCAAATCAGGTTGCCTCACGTTGCCGTGGTTGGCAGCCAGAGCAGCGGCAAGTCCAGCGTACTTGAAGCACTTGTTGGCCGCGACTTCCTTCCTCGCGCCTGCGACATTTGTACTCGCCGCCCTCTCATCCTCCAACTTCACCACCGTCTCCCTTCTCCTACTGTAGATGATCACATTGAGTGGGGGGAGTTCCTTCACTTGCCTAACACTAAGTTCTATGATTTTTCCGCCATTCGCCGTGAAATTCAG GTGGAGACGGAAAGAGAAGCAGGAAGAAACAAAGGGGTTTCAGATAAGCCAATCCGATTGAAAATTTCTTCCCCCAATGTTCTTGACTTAACACTTATTGATTTACCTGGCGTTACCAAAGTTCCTGTAGGAGATCAACCTACTGACATAGAAGATAGAATTAGGAGGATGATTATGGACCATATTAAAGAAGAGAACTGCATTATATTAGCTGTTAGTCCTGCGAATTCTGATTTGGCAACCTCTGATGCCCTTCAAATGTCCAAAGAAGCTGATCCAAAGG GTACCCGAACAATCGGAGTCATTACTAAG CTGGATATAATGGACAGGGGTACTGACGCCTGCAAATTTCTTCTAGGGAAAGTAATTCCTCTTCATCTGGGTTACATTGGTGTGATTAATCGTAGTCAAGAG GATATCAACAAGAACAAAAGTGTTGCTGAAGCGCTTAGTTTTGAGGAACAATTCTTTCGTGATCATCAT GAATATAAGGGTGTACTGGATCGTTGTGGAATTCCTCAACTAGCAAAGAAACTAAATCAA ATTCTTGAGCAACACATCAGAGCAAATCTGCCAGCATTGAAATCGCAAATTAAACTGCACTTTCAAGCTGTTGAAGAAGAATTAAGGACATACGGAGATGGAGTAGAATCAAAA GAAAGAGAAGCAGTTGTGTTGAATATCTTGAGAAGCTATAGTGAAG CTTTCTCATCTGTGATTGACGGAAAGAATCCACATATATCAACTCAGGAGTTGGCAGGTGGAGCAAGGATTCGTTATATTTTCCATTCAATCTTCGGTAAAGCCTTGAAG GAAGTTGATCCTTGTGAAGATCTGTCAGATGATGAAATCAGGATAGCTATTCAAAATTCTATGGGTCCAAGAAACAAATTATTTGTTCCAGAG GTGCCTTTTGAACTTCTGATACGAAGACAAGTTGAAAGGTTACTAGATCCTAGTATGCAGTGTCTGCAACTTGCATGTGATgaactaatcaag ATGAGTCGTTCTTGTGAATCAAGAGAGTTGCAAAGGTTTCCGACTTTCAGAAAGCGTGTAAAGGGGGTAATGGCGAACTTTATGCACTATGCTATCAAACCTGTGGAGAAAAGAATTGCAGAAACAATTGACATGGAG GCAGATGACATAAATACTTCACACCCAAGCTTTGTGGGAGGACAGAGAGCAATAGAGATTGCTAGACGGCTGATCCGTACTTCTAAG GGCACAATTATGGATGCTGATCAATTTCCATCTCCAAAGAGGGATCAGAAGTCAGCAAATCAA GAAGGCCAAAAGCTAGAAAAGCATGATAAATCAGTATCAGCTG ATGCTATAACAAAGCTTTTTGGGATGCCTATCAAACTATGGGGTCGTTCATCATCCAAAAAAGCTCCTGTAGGTGTGTTCAGTGATGACACGCCTAATCATACATTGAAAGCACCGTCATTGGTACAGCTGAAAGCG CCTTCTTCCTTTCTAAAGCCCTCAGAGGAACCCACTGAAGATGAAGAAACTGAGATATTGGTGATCAGGATACTTTTGCAATCTTATTTTGATATAGTCAGGAACAAAATTGAAGATGATGTTCCAAAAGCTATAATGCACTTTGTG GTCAATCATCTTAAGAGGGACCTTCATAACAGCCTCATTCAAACGTTTTACAG AGAAGACCTTTTTGAAGAGCTGCTGCAGGAAAATTTTGATGTTAAGAAGAAACGAAAGCGTGCCCAGGAGATGTTCAATGTGCTTCAGAAGGCTGTCCAG GCACTTGATGAAATTGAGACCAACATTCCACCTGTGATTTCAGACAATTATAAAAGCCAGACAGAAGAAAGCACCACCAACAAGTCCACAAGTATGTCTTCATCAAAGATTAGTAGAGCTCGAAAGCTGTAA
- the LOC141612221 gene encoding dynamin-related protein 3A-like isoform X1 — MGGPPRKQQKRDNTTSATITATTHNHNSSLNWSTPPPPPQPQLPLTSIGSSVIPTINKLQDILSCLGAHQLSQIRLPHVAVVGSQSSGKSSVLEALVGRDFLPRACDICTRRPLILQLHHRLPSPTVDDHIEWGEFLHLPNTKFYDFSAIRREIQVETEREAGRNKGVSDKPIRLKISSPNVLDLTLIDLPGVTKVPVGDQPTDIEDRIRRMIMDHIKEENCIILAVSPANSDLATSDALQMSKEADPKGTRTIGVITKLDIMDRGTDACKFLLGKVIPLHLGYIGVINRSQEDINKNKSVAEALSFEEQFFRDHHEYKGVLDRCGIPQLAKKLNQILEQHIRANLPALKSQIKLHFQAVEEELRTYGDGVESKEREAVVLNILRSYSEAFSSVIDGKNPHISTQELAGGARIRYIFHSIFGKALKEVDPCEDLSDDEIRIAIQNSMGPRNKLFVPEVPFELLIRRQVERLLDPSMQCLQLACDELIKMSRSCESRELQRFPTFRKRVKGVMANFMHYAIKPVEKRIAETIDMEADDINTSHPSFVGGQRAIEIARRLIRTSKVQGTIMDADQFPSPKRDQKSANQEGQKLEKHDKSVSADAITKLFGMPIKLWGRSSSKKAPVGVFSDDTPNHTLKAPSLVQLKAPSSFLKPSEEPTEDEETEILVIRILLQSYFDIVRNKIEDDVPKAIMHFVVNHLKRDLHNSLIQTFYREDLFEELLQENFDVKKKRKRAQEMFNVLQKAVQALDEIETNIPPVISDNYKSQTEESTTNKSTSMSSSKISRARKL; from the exons ATGGGAGGGCCACCACGAAAACAGCAAAAGAGGGATAACACCACTTCCGCCACCATCACCGCCACCACTCATAACCACAACAGCAGCTTAAATTGGTCAACTCCGCCTCCGCCTCCGCAACCACAACTACCATTGACAAGTATAGGATCATCGGTGATCCCGACAATCAACAAGCTACAAGACATCCTTTCGTGTCTCGGCGCCCACCAGCTCTCCCAAATCAGGTTGCCTCACGTTGCCGTGGTTGGCAGCCAGAGCAGCGGCAAGTCCAGCGTACTTGAAGCACTTGTTGGCCGCGACTTCCTTCCTCGCGCCTGCGACATTTGTACTCGCCGCCCTCTCATCCTCCAACTTCACCACCGTCTCCCTTCTCCTACTGTAGATGATCACATTGAGTGGGGGGAGTTCCTTCACTTGCCTAACACTAAGTTCTATGATTTTTCCGCCATTCGCCGTGAAATTCAG GTGGAGACGGAAAGAGAAGCAGGAAGAAACAAAGGGGTTTCAGATAAGCCAATCCGATTGAAAATTTCTTCCCCCAATGTTCTTGACTTAACACTTATTGATTTACCTGGCGTTACCAAAGTTCCTGTAGGAGATCAACCTACTGACATAGAAGATAGAATTAGGAGGATGATTATGGACCATATTAAAGAAGAGAACTGCATTATATTAGCTGTTAGTCCTGCGAATTCTGATTTGGCAACCTCTGATGCCCTTCAAATGTCCAAAGAAGCTGATCCAAAGG GTACCCGAACAATCGGAGTCATTACTAAG CTGGATATAATGGACAGGGGTACTGACGCCTGCAAATTTCTTCTAGGGAAAGTAATTCCTCTTCATCTGGGTTACATTGGTGTGATTAATCGTAGTCAAGAG GATATCAACAAGAACAAAAGTGTTGCTGAAGCGCTTAGTTTTGAGGAACAATTCTTTCGTGATCATCAT GAATATAAGGGTGTACTGGATCGTTGTGGAATTCCTCAACTAGCAAAGAAACTAAATCAA ATTCTTGAGCAACACATCAGAGCAAATCTGCCAGCATTGAAATCGCAAATTAAACTGCACTTTCAAGCTGTTGAAGAAGAATTAAGGACATACGGAGATGGAGTAGAATCAAAA GAAAGAGAAGCAGTTGTGTTGAATATCTTGAGAAGCTATAGTGAAG CTTTCTCATCTGTGATTGACGGAAAGAATCCACATATATCAACTCAGGAGTTGGCAGGTGGAGCAAGGATTCGTTATATTTTCCATTCAATCTTCGGTAAAGCCTTGAAG GAAGTTGATCCTTGTGAAGATCTGTCAGATGATGAAATCAGGATAGCTATTCAAAATTCTATGGGTCCAAGAAACAAATTATTTGTTCCAGAG GTGCCTTTTGAACTTCTGATACGAAGACAAGTTGAAAGGTTACTAGATCCTAGTATGCAGTGTCTGCAACTTGCATGTGATgaactaatcaag ATGAGTCGTTCTTGTGAATCAAGAGAGTTGCAAAGGTTTCCGACTTTCAGAAAGCGTGTAAAGGGGGTAATGGCGAACTTTATGCACTATGCTATCAAACCTGTGGAGAAAAGAATTGCAGAAACAATTGACATGGAG GCAGATGACATAAATACTTCACACCCAAGCTTTGTGGGAGGACAGAGAGCAATAGAGATTGCTAGACGGCTGATCCGTACTTCTAAGGTGCAG GGCACAATTATGGATGCTGATCAATTTCCATCTCCAAAGAGGGATCAGAAGTCAGCAAATCAA GAAGGCCAAAAGCTAGAAAAGCATGATAAATCAGTATCAGCTG ATGCTATAACAAAGCTTTTTGGGATGCCTATCAAACTATGGGGTCGTTCATCATCCAAAAAAGCTCCTGTAGGTGTGTTCAGTGATGACACGCCTAATCATACATTGAAAGCACCGTCATTGGTACAGCTGAAAGCG CCTTCTTCCTTTCTAAAGCCCTCAGAGGAACCCACTGAAGATGAAGAAACTGAGATATTGGTGATCAGGATACTTTTGCAATCTTATTTTGATATAGTCAGGAACAAAATTGAAGATGATGTTCCAAAAGCTATAATGCACTTTGTG GTCAATCATCTTAAGAGGGACCTTCATAACAGCCTCATTCAAACGTTTTACAG AGAAGACCTTTTTGAAGAGCTGCTGCAGGAAAATTTTGATGTTAAGAAGAAACGAAAGCGTGCCCAGGAGATGTTCAATGTGCTTCAGAAGGCTGTCCAG GCACTTGATGAAATTGAGACCAACATTCCACCTGTGATTTCAGACAATTATAAAAGCCAGACAGAAGAAAGCACCACCAACAAGTCCACAAGTATGTCTTCATCAAAGATTAGTAGAGCTCGAAAGCTGTAA
- the LOC141614539 gene encoding uncharacterized protein LOC141614539 translates to MALKRGLVIAKERLFHKLVIQTDSQPIINLLKAVDILPSAHAHIVQICKCFLNDHPEIVEIHHIYRESNACADWLANVGVNQRQQVVVWEPDGIPNHLFRLMQQDVGGVSWPRLVPFYAS, encoded by the coding sequence ATGGCTCTTAAAAGGGGCTTGGTCATAGCAAAGGAGAGATTGTTTCACAAACTGGTTATTCAAACCGATTCTCAACCTATCATTAATTTGTTGAAAGCGGTGGATATATTACCTTCCGCTCATGCTCACATTGTCCAAATATGCAAATGCTTCCTCAATGACCATCCGGAGATAGTCGAGATCCACCATATTTATAGGGAGTCGAATGCGTGTGCAGACTGGCTAGCTAATGTTGGAGTGAACCAGAGGCAGCAGGTGGTCGTTTGGGAACCTGATGGTATACCGAACCATTTGTTTCGGTTGATGCAACAAGATGTTGGAGGGGTATCATGGCCTAGGCTTGTCCCGTTTTATGCTTCTTAA